The following nucleotide sequence is from Salvelinus namaycush isolate Seneca chromosome 23, SaNama_1.0, whole genome shotgun sequence.
gggcctaatgaattgatttcaactgactgatttatttttattaactgtaactcagttaaTTAAATCGTTGAAATTGGTGCATGTTGCTTTATATTTACACATTTACCCATCTACTTCGGATATTCCAAAAAATATACTTTACTCGCATTACAAGAATCTTCAAACAATATAAAGTCAACTTGGAAAATGATCAATCATCTGTTGAGCAAGAAAAAGACTTCTACAGATCTCCCATCTCAATTCAATGTTGGAAGTAAGACCTATAGTGAACCTTTTTTCTCAAGGGAATTGAATAACTTTTTTGTGAAGCTGCACAGTAGTCTCCTCCATGTAGCCTAACTCTCACACTTTcacgcacacacatgcgcgcacacacacacacaaacaaacaaaaaatgttgTACACTGATTCTATCACGTTCAATTGTTATTAGTATACTTTGTATAATTGATTGAACAAACTGTATtgtacatccacacacacacacacacacatattgtttTTCTGTTAATGTAGTTTTCATATAAGCCCTCTTGGGTTTAAAAACCCATCTGCACACTTTTTTTTACCTTGTTTTTATCTGCACTGTTTTGCTTTTCAGTTGTCTTCCTTTGCGCGAATAAATATAACTAAAACAAACTGTAAAGAAATGTAAGAAGATTGAGGAACAATCTCTTTGTTTTACATGAAAAACAGTCCTCCGTCTTTGTTAGATGGCTTGTCTTTTTTGTAGCCCAGTTCTGTGTGAACTAAAGAGCAGTGATTTTAGTATTGTATTCATTCAAATTCCATTACTTAGGCTAACAAGGTATTGGATTACTTGTTGGAATACtttaaaatataaatacattacaGTGTTTTTACTATTTACAACATTGTAgagataacacatatggaatcatatagtaaccaacaaagtgttaaagaaatcaaaatatatttaagattttagatttttcaaagtagccaccctttgccttgatgacaactttgcgtACTTGTGGTTTTCTcacaaccagtttcatgaggtagtcacctggaatgcatttcaattaacaggtgtgccttgttaaaagttaatttgtggaatttctttccttattaatacgtttgagccattgtgttgtgacaaggtaggggttgtatacagaagatagccctatttggtaaaagaccaagtccatattatggcaagaacagctcaaataagcaaagagaaacgaaagtccatcattactttaagacatgaaggtcagtcaatgcggaaagaactttgaaagtttcttcacgtgcagtcacaaaaaccatcaagcgctatgatgaaactggctctcatgaggaccgccacaggaaaggaagaaccagagttacctctgctgcagaggataagttcattagagttaccagcctcagattgcagcccaaatacatgcttcacagagttcaagtaacaaacacatttcaacatgaactgttcagaagagactgtgtgaatcagaccttcatggtcgaattgctgcaaagaaaccactactaaaggacaccaataaaaataagagacttgcttgggccaagaaacacgagcaatggacattagaccggtggaaatctgtccttggttttatgagtcaaaatttgagatgtttggtttcaactgccatgtctttgtgagacacagagtaggtgaacggatgatctccgcatgtgtggttcccaccgtgaagcatggaggaggaggtgtgggggtgctttgctggtgactctgtcagtgatttatttagaattgaaggcgCACTTAACCATCGTGGCTACCACAgctttctgcagcgatacgccatcccatctggtttgcgcttagtgggactatcatctgttattcagcaggacaatgaccaaaaacatacctccaggctgtataagggctatttgaccaaggagagtgatggagtgctgcattagatgacttggcctcaacaatcacccaacctcaacccaattgagatggtttgggacgaGTTGAACCACATAGTGAAGAAAAATcaggcaacaagtgctcagcatatgtgggaactccttcaagaatattggaagctggttgagagaatgccaagaatgtgcaaagctgtcatcaaggcaaagggtggctactttgaagaatctaaaacctaaagcatatttttatttgtttaacacttttttggttactaaatgatttcatatgtgttatttcatagttttattctacaatgtagaacaaactcaaaataaagaaaaacccttcaacgagtaggtgtccaaaccttgactgttactgtatatacatttgaaGATAATTGTAATAGCCTGCAAGTATAATTGATTAGAGTGCACAATTTAAGGGTACTAATGTTTCATGGAAATAGCCATTTTGAAATGTGTTATTTATTTAGAGTGAAAGGTAAAATGGTTAAAAATAGGAAAGCAAATAGTTTAATGGTAGGAGTTCAGGCAGGCCTTTGCACTTCAGCAAACAAAGGAAAAGGAGGGGTGCTCAACAACCATGGCATAAAATCACGAGAATGGCTTACCATGAAAAACTTCCAAACGGACTAATTTGCGGAAAAAAAGGAATTGGAGCACTAGTCCTTTCGGAATTAGTCCTTTTGGAAGTTTTTCATGGTAAACCATTCTCATAGTTTAATGGTCGATTCTACTTGTTGTTGTCTATGTGCGTGTGAACAAGAAGAGCCTACTGTAAATGGGGAGTGACTTTTACGCATGCGCATCAAGGACAATATTATCGGAGCGCTAAGTGGTCGCTTATTGTGAAAAACAAAGGCAGTGGACAGCGGAAGAAGAAACGTCATTTTCCGTTTGCTCCTCCTTTTATGAAGATTCTGACAAAGGAGGAGCCTTTTTTCATCAAACCAATTTATTATTCGCTTTTCAAATTCAACTTTTTACAATCCATTGTCATTGTATGATTGAGGATTTCTAGACGCTCACCCAGATCTAGAAAGTGGCCTAACCGGAGTATAGAATCTACAGGTCTCTTCTGGGTTTTAATTCATGCCGGAACTGCGAGGAATATCGAGTGAATGACTGAGTGTGTGAGTTATTTTATTTTCTCACCACAAAGTTACTACTTCTGGAAAATGTGGGAGTAGTTTACAAAAAGATAAATTATGAATCTTAGGCAGCATGCCAGTCAATTATACTATTTAATTCATGTTATCTTCAGACACTCGCAAATAACCAACCGTTGCCTTTTGTGTAACCTGTTCGACTTTAAAACTTTACGCAAAATTGATAGACCAGCATATAGCCTAAAGCGATATTTTTCTCACACTTTGTGAAATCTCTACAGAGAATATGTTATAATTATCGACGACTGATCTCCTGGGTGCGCTGTCCATTGTCCTGAAATGACGCTCCTCAAATAGCTTAATCAAACTAGGGCAATCTGCCACCACGCCATAGAAATACTGTAGATGAAATATGAGATTATTCGAAGTTTAAAGTGTGTTTTCTTTCTTTGATTGTGAACAGGGTGAGAGTGCCCAAGACAGATATCCCAGAGAACACCGAATATGAGAACTCGAATCAGGGTTATATTGCATTCTCTATTATTTTTGGTTTTAGTAGGTAAGTGTTTGCACATACATTATGTATTTGTTTCTATTGACTGAAAATCACACTTATCTTATACTTGCGATGCGACGGTTATTGACATAAATTGGCACAATTTGGCACAATCTAAGCATTTATTTTCCATCATCATTTCCGTGACTTTTTTGGGGGGCGGGGGGAATTCAACTGACCACTTTGAGAGGTCTGACAAAGGCTAGCGTGGCATGATTTGACAGGGTCAAGTGACATACAAAGCCTATAGTAACATTCACTTGTCTTTTGTATAAAGTAAAATGAAGATGTAAACATATTATTGTCACATGTAGAAGCCTACAGACAGGACATGATTTTGGTAATCACTCTCTAAAGTAAAATAAAATGCAATTTGGCAACATTTTTATATAACATATTCTAaatacattacatgaccaaagtatgtggacacctgcttgtcgaacatctcattccaaaattatgggcattaatatggagttggtcccccttttgctgcaataatagcctccactcttctgggaaggctttccactatgttggaacatttctgtggggacttgcttccattcagccacaagagcattagtgaggttgggcactgatgttgggcgattaggcctggctcgcagtcggcattccaattcattccataggtgtttgatgaggttgaggtcaaGTCTCTTTGTGgacgggagcattgtcatgctgaaacaggaaagggtcatccccaaactgttaccacaaagtatGCTGTAGGTTTAAGATTTTCCTTCGGTGGCACTAAGatgcctagcccaaaccatgaaaaacagccccagaccgttattcctcatccaccaaactttacagttggcactatgcattggggcaggtagtgttctcctggcatctgctaaACCTAGAAacgcatttcatgaagcttccgatgaacagttcttgtgctgacgttgctttcagaggcagtttgaaactaggtagtgagtgttgcaactgaggtaAGACAAgttttacgtgcttcagcactctgcggtcccgttctgtgagcttgtgtcgTCTACcgctttgcggctgagccgttgttgctcctagatgtttccatttcacattaacggcacttatagttgaccggggcagctctagtagggcagaaattagacaaactgacttgttggaaaggtggcattctatgtaAACAAGGCCATTCtagtgccaatgtttgtctatggagattgcatggcggtgtgctcgattttatacacctgtcagcaacgggtatggctgaatagccaaatccactaagggttccacttttgtatatatacagtagtgtaTTATTCCAgcatttaaaaacatgaacaaacTAAGAGGGACTTAAATAGAGATCATACAGTAGATCCTCTTCTCACTTCTCAGTGAGTTAAAGCCTCAGATGAGGTCTGTCTGTGCTTCCCTTCAGAAATAAGAAATACATGAATTCATACGTAACATTAGGCTACTGACACTTTTTGTATCATTTAGAGTAGGTTTCTACTTGGTCCTCTTTCCCAGTACTTTTCTGTAGCACTTTCACTACTGTGACTGTCTCGGTTTCCATGTGCCTGCATGTATGACCCTTCAGAATGAGCTGGAGTTGTGACCGATGTTGACAGACAGCCTGGGGCTCTGGGTTACATAATACTAACCCTGTGTTTCATCAGTCAGTCACACAAAGACTCCATGCAGAAAACCACATAATTTCATCCCTCAATCAATATAGCAGCCTGGCTGGGTTTGACTGGGTTtacctgtgtcccaaatggcaccctattccctatatagtggactacttttgacctgggccccggtccaaaagtagtgcactatatatgaaaTATGGTGCTGTTTGGGATTCAGCCCTTGTGTAGTGGGGTGGATGATGTAACGCTCGCTGCATGTGTCCACAGTTGTCAGTCTAGTGTGACATTTATTTTGGTCCAGGGTGTGAGGGTGTATTATGTGGTGAGTGAGTTGTGATTTGAGAGCAGTGGTGTTTATGGTACTGAATTATGCCAGTCTGACTGGCACAACAGGGAGCTCATCCAAGGCTGGCACAAAATGAGTTCACAGGGTTATCAGATAGAACACCACTCTCAGACCAACAGACAATGGGGGGATGGGCGGAGGGTGTGATTGAATAGAATAATCCGTTTGTGTTTCTGTTGTCTTTTATTCCCGCCAGCTCTCACACGTAGGTTGACGTTTAATGTCATGAGTCTTGTCTTGGAGGTAGAACTGAATGATTTCCCcttaggccagctgcaaagtcaaaaggtatattgtaaaaattcataaaaaatgtttttgcttttcGGTGTTACTTTAAGGTTTGGGTTAAGCATGAAGTTTAGCAGTGttgttaaggtcagggttaaggttagggttgggtttaaaatctgattgtatgactttgtggctgtgccaactagtgaccactctgcagagatGCCCCCAGAACAATATTCATGACAAAAAACACTAACCTGcctctctcacacaaaaacacacacacgatTATGTATCTCTGGGTGATGTGTACTGTACATGCTACAGTGTGGTGCTCGTGTGATCCCGCTCTGTTTGTTACGATCTCCAGTGCAGGTGAGCAGGCCAGTATGTGTGAACGTGCCCTCGGAAACAGAGGCAGTCGTTGGGAACCCAATGAAACTGACCTGCATCTCCTGTATGAAGAGAGAGGAGGTCAGCGCGGAGACACGCGTTGACTGGTACTACATCCCACCTGACGAAGAACCCATCCCTGTAGGTCTCCTCCATCTAACATCCATTCGCACAAACACCAACTTCTTCAATTTCATGACAATTATTTCACCTGATGATAGGACCAGCCatttttcctgaccatgtgacctgaccggGAATGATTGCCCATAACTAGGGCATGGAGGTTTTTCCTGGTCAGGCTGTATGGTCTACAAGTACTTTGAACTGTGAGGCAAAGTTAGCTATCAACGattactgtgtgtatgtgtgtgtgtgtgtgtgtgtgtgtgtgcctgcatgcctGCTATGTCGCCCTCAGATCTACCTGTTTGATGGGCACCCCAGGGAGCTGGAGGGGCCTTGGCGTGGTCGCCTGGTGTGGAATGGAAGTAAAGACCTGCAGGAACTCTCCATCAGTATCCTCAACGTCACAATGAACGACACGGGCACCTACAATTGTAAGGTGTTCCGACAGTTTGAGTTTGACTCCTACTCGAACTCGGTTACCAAAACCCTGGTGATCAACCTGGTGGTCAGAGAGGAAGGTAAGAGCACTTCCTGTTACTTCCTATTTTGTAATTGTACTTCCCGTGCTTTCAAGCTCCTCGCTGGAGGCTTAACCATCTGTGGTTTGCGATGTGTGATTTGCACGTGCTTCTCCTTGGTTGTTGCCATGTGTTTTGACAAAACTTAAaagtaaaatgtattatttttcttCGGCGCTATTGGGTATGTTAATCGTATTTACAATTTGCATAAAACAACATTCATCATTTTATTGTATGAGtaattgtgtgtttttgttctgttTTTATTATTATCAAAGCTCAATTGAAGCCCTCGTATAGTAAGGGAGTTTTTTTCTACTTTACTATCTATTATAAGGGGTAATGTACATCATTTGGTTTCTATTTACTGGACGGTTCCTGGATGTTCACCGTACTCAAACATACTATTTAATAGATATAGTTGTATATAATTATTCCTACAATTCACTTTACAATACCTCTCCTCTCGCTGTCTACTTATTGTGAACTGCTGGGGTTCATATAGACCGACTTAGTTGTGTCTTAAGTGGCTGGCTCATATCTGCATACATCTACATTTGATAATAGTCATTACCAACTGTATTTTAGTTTGCCCTTGTGTACTTTACATCAAACATACAACTTTTCTTTTGCATCTCATACCATAACCGTGTCCAATTGGAAAAAAGCCGTGGACCAGCGAGCAATGTTTCATTCCAATATAAGAAGGGATTACGATAAGTATATCTTTCTGCAGCGATTTGGAAGTGTCACACAGGAAATGCCGTGCCTCAAGCTTCTTGGGAGTTTGCCACCAATTCATTGACACGGTGGTTCTCAACAGATCCAACTCTCACATGTAAGAGGAAGAATGACTTATTTAAATATAAAGAACATCTTTCCGCTTATAaactgttttaaaaaaaaaacataaatctaACCTGCTCTATTAATGTGATAATAGTGTACCAATATCTTGTAGTGTAGTGGACTTCCTTATTGGCACAGTCATTTTTTATCTTCAGTCACAACATCTGAAACGGACAAAGACTCAACAAGGACATTGAGGACTGCGATTATCATTCATGTTTTTGATGATTTATTCCTCTATGTGTTGGAGCAAGACATTTTGATGGTTTACACTTTTATGTTACAAATATGAAGCCTAAACGCTCCAGTTTAATGCTGGCAGTAGTACTGGGAGGACAACGGGGCCAATTAAATGCATCGTTCATTTCAGACCGTGTGTATGTAAGAAAACTAGGGGAAGAGATAGCATGATCGTTGGGTTTGTGGTGGGTTTGCAGTGTTGCAAGACAGTATGGCCATTTTTTTAACTTGGGGGAACTTGACCAATCAATATGCGCTACATACAATGTCTAACGGGTTTTTTGCATAGAGCTACACTAACTATCTCGTTAGCTGGCAATAAATTGCCTGGGCAAGAGCGGTAGAGAATGTACGATGCATGCAGGAAAACACTAAAGCATCACGAGAGGACTTGTTGGTTATTCTCAATAAGGTTACCTGAAACACTATACTGTATACTTTACACATTTGATAATACTAGCAGTAATTGGATCTTACCATTTTTATCAATGGACCATTATCTAATCAAATTTGTATTCTCAATATGTACCAAACAAACTCATATGTACAGACAAAGCATGCTTAACTGCCTCCTATACGGGATGAGATTGACTTCATCTGGCTCACAGAACAAGCTGTACTGCCCTATAGGACTGTTTTGTAGTTTTGATTATGAGTGAATGGATGAATCTGAAATAGATTGCTACATACTGAAGTCATTTCAATTAGAATTGTCATTTCATTGCTAGTGCCGACAGGGCAGTTCTTTATTATGGCTGATATGCTGGGTCTGTGCACTGGCCCATTCAAACAAATTGGCCTACCCAGTTATCTTATTAACAAATAGCTATCTTTACTACTCTATGCCTTAATTCACAAATGACATACTTGTAGAACAGTCTGTGCAAGATTTACAGTAAGACCCTATCCAACCACTGCAGTTGAAATACATTGTCTATTTTTGTTGTCTTGCAGTGTTCTATCCAATCAGATGCGGTGTGGGTTGTGTcatagagatggaaagagagcaCACCTATCTTTGCGAATCATCacttctgtgacagcatgggcagaaCCATTGAGGGCTATATCAATTTCAAAGTAGTCAGTGTGTCCTTCTATGAGTTTATTGGTGGTTTGTAATCAAACTTAAAAGGCGTATACCTCCAGCTACTGTGTTAGAGTGTGTATAGTCTGAACGGGCATAAAGCTAAAGTTAATGATTTAACTGCCACCTGTGGTGCTTGAATCTTTGCTCAGGAGTATTTGGCTGATCCCTTCTGCTGACTTGGATGGAATGCCGTTacccttccttaacccataggtaGTCCcgcccagttgactactttaaaatggtgaaaGCCTTTGATGGCGCTGCCAATGCTAATACCGACGACTTTGTAGCAAGTGTGCCCTATATCCATCTCTATGggttgtgtgtgtctatctggCAGCCAGTGACGACACCACTGCCCTGTACTCAGAGATCATGATGTACGTCCTGCTGGTCTTCCTCACCTGCTGGCTCCTGGTGGAGATGGTATATTGCTACAGGAAGATCTCCAAGTCAGACGAGCAGGCCCAGGACACCGCGTGAGTAGCTCTTAGCCATGTGTCTTCTAGCTTTTTATCTCATAGGCTTGTCTTGTACCTTGTAGCTTTGTATCTCTTAGCGTTAGATCTCATAGCCTCGTATCTTGTAATCGGGTCTTGTAACTCGTAGCGTTGTAACTCGTAGCCTCGTATCTTGTAATCGGGTCTTGTAACTCGTAGCGTTGTAACTCGTAGCCTCGTATCTTGTAATCGGGTCTTGTAACACGTAGCGTTGTAACTCGTAGCCTCGTATCTTGTAATCGGGTCTTGTAACTCGTAGCGTTGTAACTCGTAGCCTCGTATCTTGTAATCGGGTCTTGTAACTCGTAGCGTTGTAACTCGTAGCCTCGTATCTTGTAATCGGGTCTTGTAACTCGTAGCGTTGTAACTCGTAGCCTCGTATCGTGTAATCGGGTCTTGTAACTCGTAGCGTTGTAACTCGTAGCCTCGTATCTTGTAGCTTTATGTCTCGTAGCCTCGTATATCATAGCCTCGTGTCCATACTGTATGTACTAAGGCCGACTCTAGTCTTCTATCGTTGCACCATGTATCtgtcacggttcatgaatccactgcctccctctctctctctttctctttctctttctctttttctctctctctctctctctctctcccgtgtttgtgtgggcgtggttcccaatctcggcctgattgtctgcgccagctggaatcacttatcttccctttatatgttctgtaaccagtgtttcttgttgtcagatcagtgttacttccctgaggttgtgtcgtgtgtctgggctctttctctcggcgcccttgtgtggattatcttctgggctccttcctacccatccggacacattcccctggatttctcagcacgctatcatcggtatatgcgccctagtccctgggtcggattccgtctgagtacagtctgtctgtcctgttgctgctgtaaactgtatttcattaaaccatcgttgcttgcatcttgcatccgcctctgtgTTGTCACAGTATCTAGATGTATGCTGTAGGGCAATGATAGACGACTAGAGTTGGCATcagcacatacagtatggatACGATGCTAAGTATCTCGTACTATATGTGGAGTTTGG
It contains:
- the scn3b gene encoding sodium channel subunit beta-3 isoform X1, with amino-acid sequence MRTRIRVILHSLLFLVLVVQVSRPVCVNVPSETEAVVGNPMKLTCISCMKREEVSAETRVDWYYIPPDEEPIPIYLFDGHPRELEGPWRGRLVWNGSKDLQELSISILNVTMNDTGTYNCKVFRQFEFDSYSNSVTKTLVINLVVREEASDDTTALYSEIMMYVLLVFLTCWLLVEMVYCYRKISKSDEQAQDTATNYLAIPSENKDNLNVPVTE
- the scn3b gene encoding sodium channel subunit beta-3 isoform X2, whose product is MRTRIRVILHSLLFLVLVVQVSRPVCVNVPSETEAVVGNPMKLTCISCMKREEVSAETRVDWYYIPPDEEPIPIYLFDGHPRELEGPWRGRLVWNGSKDLQELSISILNVTMNDTGTYNCKVFRQFEFDSYSNSVTKTLVINLVVREEASDDTTALYSEIMMYVLLVFLTCWLLVEMVYCYRKISKSDEQAQDTAY